A stretch of Aythya fuligula isolate bAytFul2 chromosome 1, bAytFul2.pri, whole genome shotgun sequence DNA encodes these proteins:
- the RCSD1 gene encoding capZ-interacting protein, with protein sequence MENRPTETNSEVDTSASPSVAQLAGKFKEQAANITGKEVPPHKPTRRKPPCSLPLYSNKTETSLNNEQKPSPNACPIPKVKVKSSPMIEKLQANLAFAPAALLPGASPKSPGLKVMVSPFSTPPSTPSSPGTQPQPSEASETPVSFDQPPESTQLQFYNKVRTRGSIKRRPPSRRFRRSLSDYGDGEDIGLSISSPENGAKEDGDEVFGNKGKTEEAETGNKELKKQMGTDEKPPSRRGSSRSENEEKGEKQAEETTPCKSNVEDTEEKEVSHGAPGEENSHQPPSGDKEEKVCEGPQGREEECSACEQEKGDKEKEGTETKETSESTDTRKTSDTEETPLAPEPQQDAVGLETASEPSASPTQDQGTE encoded by the exons AACAGGCCAACAGAGACCAATTCAGAGGTGGACACATCAGCATCACCCTCAGTGGCTCAGCTAGCAGGGAAATTCAAAGAGCAAGCAGCCAATATCACTGGAAAAGAG GTACCACCACATAAGCCAACTCGGAGGAAACCACCATGCTCCCTTCCACTGTACTCCAACAAAACCGAGACAAGCCTCAACAACGAGCAA aagccATCTCCAAATGCTTGCCCCATTCCCAAGGTCAAGGTGAAAAGCTCCCCCATGattgaaaagctgcag gccAACCTGGCTTttgccccagctgctctgctgccggGAGCATCTCCCAAAAGCCCTGGTCTGAAAGTCATGGTCTCTCCGTTCAGcacccctccctccacccccagcAGCCCGGGCACTCAGCCGCAGCCGAGTGAAGCGAGCGAGACGCCGGTCAGCTTTGATCAACCCCCCGAAAGCACTCAGCTGCAGTTCTACAACAAG GTGCGGACGCGGGGATCAATAAAGCGTCGGCCTCCCTCCAGGAGGTTCCGAAGATCTCTGTCTGACTACGGAGACGGGGAAGATATAGGCCTCAGCATCTCCTCTCCAGAAAACGGTGCTAAAGAAGACGGGGATGAGGTGTTTGGGAATAAGGGCAAGACAGAAGAGGCTGAAACAGGGAACAAAGAGCTAAAGAAACAGATGGGGACCGATGAGAAGCCCCCATCGAGGAGAGGATCCAGCAgatcagaaaatgaagaaaaaggggaaaaacaggcagaagaaacGACTCCTTGCAAGAGTAATGTGGAGGATacagaggagaaggaggtgtCTCATGGTGCCCCAGGGGAGGAGAACTCACACCAGCCTCCCTCTGGAGACAAGGAGGAGAAGGTGTGCGAGGGTCCCCAGGGACGAGAGGAGGAATGCAGTGCCTGTGAACAGGAAAAGGGagacaaggagaaagaaggaaccGAAACGAAAGAGACCAGTGAGAGCACAGACACACGGAAAACATCAGACACTGAAGAAACACCACTGGCACCTGAACCACAGCAGGACGCAGTGGGTTTAGAGACTGCAAGTGAGCCTTCAGCATCCCCCACGCAGGACCAGGGCACAGAATAA